From the Oceanotoga teriensis genome, the window GTTAATATAATAAACTTACCAATAAATTATAGTTTAATAAATGAAATATTTAAAATAACAACAGAAAAAAGTTTCAATGTAGATATGATATCCATAATAAATGCAAATGATAAAATAAATGTTTCATTTAGTATAGTTGAAAATGATAAAGCAGATATGGACGAATTTTTAAAAACACATTTAAAAGAATTTAAAGATGTGAAATTAAGTTATAGATATAATTTAACAAAAATATCTGTAGTTGGAGTTGGAATGAGAAGTAGCAAAGGAGTTGCAATGAGATTTTTTAAATCATTAGATAAAATACCTATAACTCTTGTAACAACATCAGAAATAAAAATATCTGCTTTAATAGATGAAACAAATTTATCAAAAGCGATAAAGAATATAGCAGAGGAGTTTAGCTTATGAATTATTTAAAAATGTATGATTCATTTGATATAGAAATTCAAAATACAGATAGAATGTATATATATGATATAAAAGGGAATAAATACATAGATACTTTTTCTGGAATAGGAGTAAATGCATTTGGCCATAGCTATAAACCATTAATAGAAACAATGGAAAATAAAATGAAGAAGTTTATACATATATCAAATTTAATTTTAGATAAAGAAATACTTCAAGTAAGTGAAAAAATATCAAAAAGAGTAGATAAAAAATCAAAAATATATTTCTCAAATTCTGGAGCAGAAGCAATAGAAGCTTCTTTAAAAGCAATAAAAAAAATATCAACGAAACAAAAAAATAAAATAATTTACTTTACAAATTCATTTCATGGAAGAACACTAGGAGCTTTATCAATAAATGGATTTGAAAATCTAAAAAAACCATTTTATCCATTATATGAAAATACTGTAGAATTACCTTTTAATGATTCAAAAAAATTAAAACAATATTTTGATAAAAATGCAGAACAAATAATAGCTTTATATATAGAAACTATACAAGGATCAGGTGGAGTAAATCCAATAAATCAAGAATTTGCTAATACTATAAATGACTTAAAAGAAAAATATAATTTTGTATTAATAGCTGATGAAATACAAAGTGGACTTGGAAGAACAGGAAAATTTTATTCATATGAAAATTTTAATATAAAACCTGATATAATAACATCAGCAAAAGCACTTGGCGGAGGATTACCACTTGGTGCAACAATATTCACAGAAAAATATGCAGATATATTACAAAAAGGAGATCATGGAACAACATTTGCGCCAAATCCAGTAGCTATAAGTGCTGCAAACTATCTCATGGAAAATATAAACGAATTGATGCAAAATGTAAAT encodes:
- a CDS encoding aspartate aminotransferase family protein, whose product is MNYLKMYDSFDIEIQNTDRMYIYDIKGNKYIDTFSGIGVNAFGHSYKPLIETMENKMKKFIHISNLILDKEILQVSEKISKRVDKKSKIYFSNSGAEAIEASLKAIKKISTKQKNKIIYFTNSFHGRTLGALSINGFENLKKPFYPLYENTVELPFNDSKKLKQYFDKNAEQIIALYIETIQGSGGVNPINQEFANTINDLKEKYNFVLIADEIQSGLGRTGKFYSYENFNIKPDIITSAKALGGGLPLGATIFTEKYADILQKGDHGTTFAPNPVAISAANYLMENINELMQNVNELSPYFMNKLSKLSKVKQIRGKGFMIGVEIIKEDPELKQKAYENGILLNIIKNKTIRLLPPLNTTKDEIDEIIKKLESVI